The following proteins come from a genomic window of Gemmatimonadota bacterium:
- a CDS encoding formate--tetrahydrofolate ligase: MPTDIEIAQSHTLRPIAEIAARIGLGADDIEPYGRTKAKVPVATIRSRPDRSGKLILVTGITPTPAGEGKSTVSVGLADALALRERNPVLCLREPSLGPVFGIKGGAAGGGYSQVVPMVDINLHFTGDFHAITSAHALLSAMLDNHIYRPNTAGIDVRRVVWPRAVDMNDRALRQIVIGLGGTAGGVPRENGFVITAASEVMAVFCLSRDLQDLERRLGDMIVAYTRDGTPVRAREIKAPPAMTVLLRDALQPNLVQTLGGTPALVHGGPFANIAHGCNSLMATESGLRLGDVVVTEAGFGADLGAEKFFDIKCRFGGLKPAAAVVVATVRALKMHGGVPLSQLAGENVEAVKRGVVNLLGHVENVRKFGVPPVVALNRFTSDTDAEVKEVLAACRAAGVTAVEADPWGGGGEGCLDLADAVWDTVQGGTADFRPLYPDDLGLAEKIETVAKEIYGADGVDFLPAAAKEIGRLQELGLGGVPVCIAKTQYSFSDDPKRLGRPSGFRITVREVTASAGAGFVVAKTGDIMTMPGLAATPAAEAMSIEPDGTIRGLA, encoded by the coding sequence GTGCCCACGGACATCGAGATCGCCCAGTCCCACACCCTTCGCCCCATCGCTGAGATCGCCGCCAGGATCGGGCTGGGGGCCGATGACATCGAACCCTACGGCCGCACGAAGGCCAAGGTGCCGGTCGCGACCATCCGGAGCCGTCCAGACCGCTCTGGAAAGCTGATCCTGGTGACGGGCATCACGCCCACTCCGGCCGGTGAGGGCAAATCGACGGTCTCGGTGGGCCTCGCCGACGCGTTGGCGCTGCGCGAAAGGAACCCGGTCCTGTGCCTGCGCGAGCCCAGCCTGGGGCCGGTGTTCGGGATCAAAGGCGGCGCGGCCGGTGGAGGTTATTCACAGGTGGTGCCGATGGTGGACATCAATCTCCACTTCACCGGAGACTTCCACGCCATCACCTCGGCGCACGCCTTGCTGTCGGCGATGCTGGACAACCACATCTACCGGCCCAACACGGCTGGCATCGACGTGCGGCGCGTGGTATGGCCACGCGCCGTCGACATGAACGATCGGGCGCTTCGCCAGATCGTCATCGGACTCGGCGGCACTGCCGGCGGTGTGCCTCGCGAGAACGGATTCGTGATCACCGCCGCTTCCGAGGTGATGGCCGTCTTCTGCCTCTCCCGCGATCTGCAGGATCTGGAACGCCGTCTTGGCGACATGATCGTGGCCTATACACGCGATGGCACTCCGGTGCGGGCCCGTGAGATCAAGGCGCCCCCGGCCATGACCGTCCTTCTCCGCGACGCCCTCCAGCCCAATCTCGTGCAGACGCTGGGTGGGACTCCGGCCCTCGTACATGGGGGGCCTTTCGCGAACATCGCACACGGATGCAACTCGCTCATGGCCACCGAGTCGGGCCTGCGCCTGGGCGACGTCGTGGTGACCGAGGCCGGTTTTGGCGCCGACCTGGGCGCGGAGAAGTTCTTCGACATCAAGTGTCGATTCGGCGGCCTGAAGCCAGCGGCCGCGGTCGTGGTGGCCACTGTGCGGGCACTCAAGATGCACGGCGGCGTGCCCCTATCGCAGCTCGCTGGTGAGAACGTCGAGGCCGTCAAGCGCGGCGTGGTGAATCTCCTCGGGCATGTCGAGAATGTCCGGAAGTTCGGGGTGCCGCCTGTGGTCGCGCTGAATCGCTTCACCAGCGACACCGATGCGGAGGTGAAGGAGGTTCTGGCGGCCTGCCGGGCCGCCGGCGTTACGGCTGTGGAAGCGGATCCCTGGGGTGGGGGTGGCGAAGGCTGCCTCGACCTGGCCGACGCCGTCTGGGATACGGTCCAGGGAGGAACTGCCGATTTCCGGCCCCTGTATCCCGACGACCTGGGATTGGCCGAGAAGATCGAGACGGTCGCGAAGGAGATCTACGGCGCGGACGGAGTGGACTTCCTGCCCGCCGCCGCCAAGGAGATCGGGCGTCTCCAGGAGCTGGGTCTGGGTGGCGTCCCGGTCTGCATCGCCAAGACCCAGTACTCGTTCTCGGACGACCCCAAGCGCCTGGGCCGGCCCAGCGGTTTCCGTATCACCGTGCGCGAAGTGACGGCATCAGCGGGAGCGGGATTCGTCGTGGCCAAGACCGGCGACATCATGACCATGCCTGGCCTCGCGGCCACGCCGGCGGCGGAAGCCATGAGCATCGAGCCCGACGGGACGATCCGCGGACTGGCGTGA
- a CDS encoding bifunctional homocysteine S-methyltransferase/methylenetetrahydrofolate reductase, translating into MNLLREWIGDERVHIMDGAMGTLLYERGVFVNVCYDELSISEPDLIRGVHEEYVRAGAEILETNTFGANPVKLSAFGLDTRTEEINAAAVACAREAARGAAAVIGAIGPLGVRIEPWGPTSYEEAVGYFRRQVVGLLEGGVDGILFETFADLDELRAAIEAARAETDLPVIAQMTVDEDGRTPLGTPTATLAAALEDWKVDVAGLNCSVGPAVMLDAIEEMADIVTMPLSAQPNAGVPRTVRDRKIYMASPEYMGRYARRLIEAGARFVGGCCGTTPEHIRRIRDSVAAMQPRGAHVQVALPAPSASAAPVLATPIEERSRLGRKLIRREWITSVEIVPPKGWDPSAMLERARQAYLAGVDAVAVLDARGHGRMGGIASALVLQREVGIEPIVHYTCRDRNMLGMISDLLGAAGAGLRNLLVTTGDPSAMGPYAEASAVFDIDSIGLTNVLSALNRGVDPGGASIGEPTRFVIGIVARPAAIDPEREVERFAYKVEAGAEYALTQAVFDPERLVSFLDRTARWRIPTLAAVRPLLSVRDAEFLHNEVPGIVIPDDVIERMRRAETQGASHAIEEGVRIAVETAVALHDRVQGLHVSAPSGRHDLALRVLDEVRVERG; encoded by the coding sequence ATGAATCTGTTGCGGGAGTGGATCGGAGACGAACGCGTCCACATCATGGACGGCGCCATGGGCACGTTGCTCTACGAGCGTGGCGTCTTCGTCAACGTCTGCTACGACGAGCTGTCCATCTCCGAGCCCGACCTGATCCGCGGCGTGCATGAGGAGTACGTACGGGCCGGCGCCGAGATCCTCGAGACGAACACATTCGGCGCCAACCCCGTGAAGCTGTCGGCATTTGGGTTGGACACGCGCACAGAGGAGATCAACGCCGCCGCGGTGGCCTGTGCCCGCGAGGCGGCTCGGGGCGCGGCGGCCGTGATCGGAGCCATCGGACCGCTGGGCGTGCGAATCGAGCCCTGGGGCCCCACCTCGTACGAAGAAGCAGTCGGCTACTTCCGCCGACAGGTCGTCGGGCTGCTCGAGGGGGGCGTCGACGGCATTCTCTTCGAGACCTTTGCCGACCTGGACGAGTTGCGCGCAGCGATCGAGGCCGCACGCGCGGAGACCGACCTGCCCGTCATCGCGCAGATGACGGTCGACGAAGACGGCCGCACACCGCTGGGCACGCCGACGGCAACCCTGGCCGCGGCGCTCGAGGATTGGAAGGTTGACGTCGCCGGACTCAACTGCTCCGTCGGGCCGGCGGTCATGTTGGACGCCATCGAGGAGATGGCCGACATCGTGACCATGCCGCTCTCGGCCCAACCCAACGCCGGCGTGCCACGTACGGTCCGGGACCGGAAGATCTACATGGCCAGCCCGGAGTACATGGGGCGCTACGCGCGTCGTCTCATCGAAGCGGGCGCCCGCTTCGTGGGTGGTTGCTGCGGCACCACGCCGGAACACATCCGTCGCATCCGTGACTCGGTGGCGGCCATGCAGCCGCGAGGCGCGCACGTGCAGGTGGCGCTGCCCGCCCCGTCCGCCAGCGCGGCGCCGGTGCTCGCGACCCCCATCGAGGAGCGCTCTCGACTCGGGCGCAAGCTCATTCGCCGCGAATGGATCACCAGCGTCGAGATCGTCCCGCCCAAGGGTTGGGATCCCTCCGCCATGCTCGAGCGCGCACGGCAGGCGTATCTAGCCGGGGTCGACGCCGTCGCCGTGTTGGACGCTCGCGGGCACGGTCGGATGGGCGGCATCGCCTCGGCTCTGGTGCTGCAACGCGAGGTGGGCATCGAGCCCATCGTCCACTATACCTGCCGCGACCGGAACATGCTGGGCATGATCTCCGATCTCCTGGGGGCGGCGGGGGCTGGGCTGCGCAACCTGCTGGTCACCACGGGAGATCCCTCCGCCATGGGGCCCTACGCGGAGGCTTCCGCGGTCTTCGACATCGACTCCATTGGTCTGACCAACGTCTTGAGCGCGCTGAATCGCGGCGTCGACCCCGGTGGCGCGTCCATCGGTGAGCCCACCCGCTTCGTGATCGGCATCGTGGCCAGACCGGCGGCGATCGATCCGGAGCGCGAAGTGGAGCGGTTCGCGTACAAGGTGGAAGCCGGCGCGGAGTACGCGCTGACCCAAGCCGTCTTCGATCCCGAGCGGCTCGTGTCGTTCCTGGACCGGACCGCGCGCTGGCGCATCCCCACACTGGCTGCGGTGCGCCCTCTGCTCTCCGTACGCGACGCGGAGTTCCTACACAACGAAGTACCGGGAATCGTGATTCCCGATGACGTTATCGAACGGATGCGTCGCGCCGAGACGCAAGGGGCCTCCCACGCCATCGAGGAGGGCGTGCGCATCGCGGTGGAGACGGCTGTGGCCTTGCACGATCGAGTGCAGGGATTGCACGTCAGCGCGCCCAGCGGTCGCCACGACCTGGCGCTGCGCGTCCTGGACGAGGTGAGGGTCGAGCGGGGCTGA
- a CDS encoding c-type cytochrome has protein sequence MSRLACVLLLGAAACSGDARPEVDVGALAIADTMRQAEAAYDVGAFDSISWANADKAAERGAVVFRFSCEKCHGMRGYGNGGFVAQGDTVRPPSFRDADWRFANDHEGLRRHIFIGTAEGMPHWGLEGLKPRDIDAVAYYLRGPLRTGP, from the coding sequence ATGTCGCGCCTCGCATGTGTACTGCTGCTCGGCGCCGCCGCTTGTTCAGGGGACGCCCGTCCCGAGGTGGACGTCGGCGCCCTGGCCATCGCCGACACCATGCGGCAAGCCGAGGCGGCATACGACGTCGGCGCATTCGATTCCATATCCTGGGCCAATGCCGACAAGGCCGCGGAGCGTGGCGCCGTGGTCTTCCGCTTCAGTTGTGAGAAGTGTCACGGCATGAGGGGGTACGGCAACGGAGGGTTCGTGGCCCAGGGGGACACGGTGCGGCCACCGTCGTTCCGCGACGCAGACTGGCGCTTCGCCAACGATCACGAAGGGCTCCGGCGCCACATCTTCATCGGGACCGCCGAAGGGATGCCGCACTGGGGCCTGGAAGGGCTGAAGCCTCGCGACATCGACGCTGTCGCGTACTACCTGCGCGGTCCGCTGCGCACGGGCCCATAG